TTCGATATTTTTTAATACTCTTATGACCGTGGTGATCTTTAATCTAATGTGTATAAAAAAGATCAAAGAGACTTACGCGGCATGTGTCAAATATAAGGGTGTTGCGCTGCGGATGATGCTGTTTACTTTGTTGATCTATACGCTCTGTTTTTTCAGTACTGAGATGGTGGGGGCATCCAATTACAACTCTTTTTATTTTGCAGGCAGTGCGCTGCTTGGCTATTGGTTTCTAAAGGCGGAAAGGGAAAAACGCCGGGTAAATGTCCGAATGTCTGTTGTTTTGCTGATACTTTGCGTTGCCTATGGCGCTTACTTGTGTTTTTCTGCACGGAGCGTAACCACGTGCTCCTTAGGAATATTATGGGCCGTTACCGGCAGCGTCAGCGGTTATTTTTATGCCGTTGATTCCTCCCGATTTGCACAGCTGGCGGGAACTTCAGCAAACCAGATACTCGCGCTGCGTTTTGACCTGCTGCTGCTATTCTCCTTATTTATGCTGCCGAAAGATACTATGCAGCTTGTCAATTCGCGGAGTAT
This genomic stretch from Cloacibacillus sp. harbors:
- a CDS encoding EamA family transporter yields the protein MIEDSTARYPLWFSIFFNTLMTVVIFNLMCIKKIKETYAACVKYKGVALRMMLFTLLIYTLCFFSTEMVGASNYNSFYFAGSALLGYWFLKAEREKRRVNVRMSVVLLILCVAYGAYLCFSARSVTTCSLGILWAVTGSVSGYFYAVDSSRFAQLAGTSANQILALRFDLLLLFSLFMLPKDTMQLVNSRSMLYMFVLALTGTALPVYFLQRGINVIGAEVNGIIVAFIPFLTMILSVIFYRVFDLNESGFVIILTALLILPLFPYGKIKRCKFVNRNGKLL